In Beggiatoa leptomitoformis, the genomic window GCGATGGCAACAGAATTGCGTTATTTAACGACAATACGGGATGAAGTGCGGGAATATATCAAACAAATGAAGCCAATAGAAGATGCTGTTGCGCAAGTAGGACATACAGAACAGGCGCGTTGGTTACTGTTTGATGATTATCATAAACGCAATGTAACGGCAGCATTTGCAGAATTAGAATGGGAGTGATAAAAAACGGATAACACTGCTTGATGTAGTGGTATCCGTGCTATTTTTGCGGCTTGAATTAGGTCACTAAACCCAAATTATTGGCAATGCGTAAGGTTAAATCGGATTGATTTAATGCATAAAAATGTAATCCAGAGACACCGTTATTTATCAACTGCTGACATAAATGTGTGACAACATCCACGCCAAAGGCTTGTAGTGCCGTTTTATCTTCGTGCATAGGCTCTAAACGTTTACGCAACCAGCGTGGGATTTCTGCCCCGCAAATATCAGAAAAACGTGAGAGTTGCTCATAATTGCTAATAGGCATAATGCCTGGAATAATAGGTATATCAATCCCTTGCTTTTGACATGCGTCAACAAAGTATAAATAGGCATCAACATTGTAAAAATATTGGGTAATTGCACTATTTGCCCCTGCCCGCACTTTTTGTGCAAAATAATTTAAATCCGCTTGTGGGGTTTTAGATTGGGGGTGAACTTCGGGATAAGCAGCGACTTCAATGTGAAAAT contains:
- the metF gene encoding methylenetetrahydrofolate reductase [NAD(P)H]; amino-acid sequence: MTAINTLTVSCEFFPPRTEDGIIKLRQVQERLKALNPAYYSVTFGAGGSTQEKTYETVVDIQIQSNIPAAPHLSCIGSTRDNIRQLLQAYQAKNINRIVALRGDQPSGWAGRLGDFNYANELVEFIRAETGDYFHIEVAAYPEVHPQSKTPQADLNYFAQKVRAGANSAITQYFYNVDAYLYFVDACQKQGIDIPIIPGIMPISNYEQLSRFSDICGAEIPRWLRKRLEPMHEDKTALQAFGVDVVTHLCQQLINNGVSGLHFYALNQSDLTLRIANNLGLVT